The Teredinibacter sp. KSP-S5-2 genome includes a window with the following:
- a CDS encoding nitrogen fixation protein NifB, with protein MPKPRKELIALDATPYYHCTTRCVRRAFLCGKDSVTGQCFEHRRKWIEDRILQLSKVFCIDVCAYAVMSNHYHVVLHVNQKKAHHLDDLKVVLFWHQLFNGTERTKQFAKGEFLEIAKLTAVHQKIERWRKRLADISWFMRCISEPLARLNIDSRQ; from the coding sequence ATGCCCAAACCGAGAAAGGAACTCATTGCTTTAGATGCCACGCCATACTACCACTGCACTACCCGATGTGTACGCCGCGCCTTTCTGTGCGGGAAAGATAGTGTCACAGGTCAATGCTTTGAACACCGCAGGAAATGGATTGAAGATCGCATTCTTCAACTATCGAAAGTATTTTGTATTGATGTCTGTGCTTATGCTGTGATGAGCAATCATTATCATGTGGTGCTCCATGTGAATCAGAAAAAAGCCCATCACCTGGACGATTTAAAGGTCGTTTTGTTTTGGCATCAACTATTTAACGGCACAGAACGAACAAAACAATTTGCTAAAGGTGAGTTTCTGGAAATAGCCAAGTTAACGGCGGTGCACCAGAAAATTGAACGTTGGCGTAAACGTCTGGCGGATATTAGTTGGTTTATGCGCTGTATCAGTGAGCCCTTGGCCAGACTAAATATCGATTCAAGGCAGTGA
- a CDS encoding sigma-70 family RNA polymerase sigma factor — protein MGIFKKKVQLSDFSDAGLVSASLGGDRDAFGVIVGRYQSLLCSLAYSSVGDIKHSEDIAQEVFIDAWHKLATLRDPEKLKSWLCGILRFKVSHYRRKEARQPLGGAGQLDDVQDSETKQSKVDDGVIKEQEQQLLWQALEKLPNTYREPLILFYREHQSVEHVATELDLTEATVKKRLSRGRKLLQQAMIIFVEDALQKSKPGASFTSAVLLAIVGIAAPKTKASVLGAGVVQTGSWFKLASVLTMLASFSGVISSFFSLRASLDQSRTKREKHTAIKHVSLFFFIAIVYVIGMLVFKRLALADMSATVFYSIAAHALAFSFGLAYILLLIYMLKGLPKMRAQERRLFPEAFQGELDTINSRQREFKTRFQFLGIPLLHFKLGMPEQGDSPAFAWIAGGDRAYGLLFAWGGYAMAPISVGIVSVGIVSIGAVGLGPIAIGTLAIGVIGFGASAIAYKAYSSLSSLGWESAFSAGFAAARDAAIAPIAFAEHVNSELAGELVNLSAFSQNYLWVLTVMAVLVIVPAIWHSNMVRRRMAKKNKQDSFC, from the coding sequence ATGGGTATTTTTAAAAAGAAAGTTCAGCTTAGTGACTTCAGTGACGCGGGGTTGGTGTCAGCTTCGCTGGGTGGTGATCGCGATGCCTTTGGTGTAATTGTGGGGCGCTATCAGAGCCTTCTATGTTCCCTGGCTTACTCATCTGTGGGGGATATCAAACACAGTGAAGATATTGCTCAGGAGGTGTTCATCGATGCCTGGCACAAGCTGGCTACTCTCCGTGATCCGGAGAAACTCAAGTCCTGGTTGTGTGGGATTCTGAGGTTCAAAGTTAGCCATTATCGACGCAAAGAGGCCAGGCAGCCGCTTGGCGGTGCTGGTCAGTTGGATGATGTTCAGGATAGTGAAACCAAACAATCCAAGGTTGACGATGGTGTAATCAAGGAGCAGGAGCAACAGTTGCTTTGGCAAGCACTGGAGAAGTTACCTAATACCTACCGAGAGCCTTTAATTTTGTTTTATCGAGAGCATCAGTCCGTTGAGCACGTTGCGACGGAGTTGGATCTCACGGAAGCGACTGTTAAAAAGCGTTTGTCTCGCGGCCGAAAATTATTGCAACAGGCTATGATCATTTTTGTAGAAGATGCTTTACAGAAGAGTAAGCCGGGAGCATCTTTTACTTCAGCCGTGCTATTGGCTATCGTGGGTATTGCTGCACCGAAAACGAAAGCTTCGGTATTGGGAGCCGGTGTTGTACAAACCGGTTCCTGGTTTAAATTGGCTAGCGTGTTGACTATGCTGGCGTCCTTTTCCGGGGTTATCAGTAGCTTTTTTAGTTTGCGGGCGAGCTTAGACCAATCTCGTACAAAGCGAGAAAAACACACTGCCATTAAGCACGTATCACTGTTTTTTTTCATCGCTATTGTTTATGTGATAGGTATGCTGGTGTTTAAGCGTTTAGCCTTAGCTGACATGAGTGCAACGGTGTTTTACTCAATAGCCGCTCATGCGTTAGCTTTTAGTTTCGGTTTAGCGTATATCTTGCTTTTAATATACATGTTAAAAGGTTTGCCGAAAATGCGTGCGCAGGAGCGCAGGTTGTTTCCTGAAGCGTTTCAGGGGGAGTTGGATACGATTAATTCGCGGCAACGGGAATTTAAAACCCGCTTTCAATTTTTAGGAATTCCTTTGCTGCATTTTAAACTGGGGATGCCAGAGCAGGGAGATAGCCCGGCTTTTGCTTGGATAGCTGGTGGCGATAGAGCTTATGGGTTGTTGTTTGCCTGGGGCGGTTATGCGATGGCTCCTATTAGTGTTGGTATCGTGTCAGTTGGTATTGTTTCCATTGGCGCAGTTGGGCTGGGGCCGATTGCTATTGGCACACTGGCGATTGGTGTGATTGGTTTTGGCGCTTCGGCGATCGCCTATAAAGCTTATTCATCACTTTCTTCCCTCGGTTGGGAAAGTGCCTTTAGTGCAGGGTTTGCTGCGGCGAGGGATGCTGCGATAGCGCCGATTGCTTTTGCAGAACATGTTAATAGTGAGTTGGCAGGGGAATTGGTGAACCTCTCGGCGTTTAGTCAAAACTATCTCTGGGTTTTGACTGTTATGGCGGTTCTAGTCATTGTTCCTGCTATATGGCACTCAAATATGGTACGCAGGCGGATGGCCAAAAAAAATAAACAAGATAGCTTTTGTTAG
- a CDS encoding OmpA family protein: protein MKKTILTASICAASIFTATSSFAEPTGKEKATAAGFFSGGAVIGAIAGGPIGMVIGALGSSLWHEHDKKQDEKMQVKLSQAQGDIYTLEEEVAVRDIYIQELEKATQNQLAFQITFPTGTDTLNGADVERLSALATYLKDNPKLKVRLDGHADPRGTDEYNNVLSEERALSVLTALEKRGITKERIDLYAHGSSKSQSITGDYDSYSKDRRVDIEIYSPEQNNSVALSN from the coding sequence ATGAAAAAGACAATCTTGACCGCTTCTATCTGTGCCGCTTCTATTTTTACTGCAACTTCTTCTTTTGCCGAACCAACCGGTAAAGAAAAAGCCACTGCGGCAGGGTTCTTTTCCGGCGGTGCAGTAATCGGCGCAATTGCGGGGGGCCCTATAGGTATGGTTATCGGTGCGCTAGGCAGTTCACTCTGGCACGAACATGACAAGAAACAGGATGAGAAAATGCAAGTAAAACTTTCCCAGGCACAAGGCGATATTTACACTCTCGAAGAAGAAGTTGCCGTTCGAGACATCTATATACAAGAACTGGAAAAAGCCACGCAGAACCAACTGGCTTTTCAAATTACCTTCCCAACTGGTACAGACACATTAAACGGCGCGGACGTTGAACGCTTAAGCGCGTTAGCCACTTACTTAAAAGACAACCCCAAACTGAAAGTACGTTTGGATGGCCACGCAGACCCACGAGGCACAGACGAATACAACAACGTGCTATCGGAAGAACGCGCCCTATCGGTACTCACCGCCCTGGAAAAACGCGGTATCACCAAAGAACGAATCGACCTCTATGCACACGGGTCCAGTAAATCACAATCCATTACTGGCGACTACGATAGCTACTCCAAAGACCGACGCGTGGATATCGAAATCTATTCACCCGAGCAAAACAACTCGGTGGCGCTAAGCAACTAA
- a CDS encoding DUF885 domain-containing protein yields the protein MKRLMLLLAIIVPLCSNAFAAIQSADQQAEQLFSDVFESWKSRSPEFQTELGLKTNYDKWDENTPEFEKEGHKINIEFLRRSRQIAAERLTEENRLSLRLLDQDLNDKIEDYKWRYHWFPVNQMFGRHTGMVSLLIDQHSIDSYEHAIAYIERTKGTKQQIERLINTISEQEKRGIIPPKFVFPHVIQSSKNLLTGQPFDTRKTDSPLLADFKQKIAKLELTEEQTQSLIENERQALNNYFQPAYQQLIKKLQRLSHKADNRPGIWKQPKGKEYYLHALKQTTTTDLSPEEIHQIGLQEVKRIHQEMMAIAKQTGFKGSLQEFFDFMGQDKQFYYPNNEAGKKQYLVDTQHIIGGIKERLPELFNVQPKADLIVKQVEAYREKSAGIAFYYPPAPDGSRPGIYYANLSRMEDMPKYSMEALAYHEALPGHHMQIAIAQERQAIPDFRKYLHHTAYVEGWGLYSELIPKEIGLYTDPYSDFGRLKMEILRACRLVTDTGIHAMKWDKNKAVNYLLNNMPITKPDAVKAIERYAVMPSQATAYKVGMLEILRLREFAKTRLGDKFDIRDFHDVVLKDGSLPLNILEEQVSHWAQQSTN from the coding sequence ATGAAAAGACTGATGCTATTACTTGCTATCATTGTTCCTCTATGTAGCAACGCCTTTGCAGCAATTCAATCAGCAGATCAGCAGGCCGAACAGCTTTTCTCCGATGTCTTCGAATCATGGAAAAGCCGCTCGCCGGAATTTCAAACCGAGCTTGGCCTGAAAACCAATTACGATAAATGGGATGAAAACACTCCCGAATTCGAAAAAGAAGGGCATAAGATCAATATTGAGTTTCTGCGCCGCTCACGGCAAATCGCCGCAGAGCGACTCACCGAAGAAAATCGCCTTAGCTTGCGCTTGCTCGATCAAGACCTGAACGACAAAATTGAAGACTATAAATGGCGTTACCACTGGTTCCCCGTCAACCAAATGTTTGGTCGACACACCGGCATGGTCAGCTTACTCATCGACCAGCACAGCATCGACTCCTATGAACACGCCATCGCCTATATCGAGCGAACCAAAGGCACCAAACAACAGATAGAACGGCTGATCAATACAATATCCGAGCAGGAGAAACGGGGCATTATTCCACCCAAGTTCGTTTTCCCGCACGTAATTCAATCCTCCAAAAACCTGCTAACAGGCCAGCCGTTTGATACCAGAAAAACCGACTCGCCCCTGCTTGCGGATTTTAAACAAAAGATTGCCAAGCTTGAGTTAACGGAAGAGCAAACACAAAGCCTGATCGAAAATGAACGGCAAGCACTGAACAACTATTTTCAACCGGCGTATCAGCAACTGATCAAAAAGCTGCAGCGCTTATCCCATAAAGCAGACAATCGCCCTGGCATTTGGAAACAACCCAAGGGCAAAGAATATTATTTACACGCTCTGAAGCAAACCACCACCACAGATTTAAGCCCGGAAGAAATCCATCAAATTGGCCTACAGGAAGTCAAACGCATTCATCAGGAAATGATGGCCATTGCCAAACAAACCGGATTTAAAGGTTCGCTCCAGGAATTTTTTGATTTTATGGGGCAAGACAAACAATTCTATTACCCCAATAACGAAGCCGGAAAAAAACAATACCTCGTCGATACACAACATATTATCGGCGGCATAAAAGAACGCTTACCTGAACTGTTTAATGTTCAACCTAAAGCCGACCTGATTGTTAAACAAGTCGAAGCTTACCGGGAAAAATCTGCGGGCATTGCCTTTTATTACCCACCAGCGCCAGACGGTTCACGCCCCGGCATCTACTACGCAAACCTTTCCCGCATGGAAGACATGCCCAAGTATTCCATGGAAGCCCTGGCCTACCACGAAGCCCTGCCCGGCCACCATATGCAAATTGCCATCGCTCAGGAGCGGCAAGCCATTCCCGACTTTCGTAAATACTTACACCACACCGCCTATGTAGAAGGCTGGGGGTTATATTCTGAATTAATTCCGAAAGAGATTGGTCTTTATACAGACCCATACTCTGATTTTGGCCGACTCAAAATGGAAATCCTGCGCGCCTGCCGTTTAGTGACCGATACCGGCATTCACGCTATGAAGTGGGACAAAAACAAAGCCGTCAATTATTTACTCAACAATATGCCCATTACCAAGCCCGATGCCGTAAAAGCCATCGAGCGCTACGCGGTTATGCCATCCCAGGCCACAGCCTATAAAGTGGGCATGTTAGAAATCCTGCGCTTGCGCGAATTCGCCAAAACCAGACTGGGCGACAAATTTGATATTCGCGACTTTCACGATGTGGTGTTAAAAGACGGCTCACTGCCGCTCAATATTCTTGAAGAACAAGTTTCTCACTGGGCTCAGCAGAGCACTAATTAA
- the murJ gene encoding murein biosynthesis integral membrane protein MurJ, with product MTMLSRVLGLARDVIFARFIGADEAADAFFVAFKIPNFLRRLFAEGAFAQAFVPVLSELREKGAREAVQNFIDRVAGCLGISLLGITLFVVLAAPLVTVIFASGFLFGAGADPEKFALTTDLLRVTFPYLLLISLTGFAGSILNSYDQFAVPAITPVLLNVCLITAAAVVSPMMDVPVMALAWGVIAAGILQLCFQLPFLMRLGLLPHPKIDWGDESIRKVLKLMAPAIFGVSVSQINLTFDTILASFLPSGSVSWLYYSDRLTELPLGVFGIAIATVILPSLSRKHVSGCDSYSHTLDWALRMIFLIALPATLALFVLAEPILYTLFQYGTTTSRDVSMSAASLQAYAVGLTAFMLIKVLASAHFSRQDTKTPVKIGVIAMIANMVLNVVFVVPAYFVWSIGHAGLALATSASAFINAGLLFLALRRSGAYLPGSGWGIFALRMLAANMVMVVCLVVLQAQVSPFIDMVWQSRVLSVAMLCGGGFLAYVVTLLVSGLRPGDLRPKAA from the coding sequence ATGACTATGTTGTCCCGAGTCTTGGGTTTGGCCAGAGATGTGATCTTCGCCCGTTTTATCGGTGCAGACGAAGCCGCGGATGCGTTTTTTGTCGCATTCAAGATTCCCAATTTTTTACGTCGTTTATTTGCCGAAGGGGCGTTTGCCCAGGCGTTTGTGCCGGTTCTTTCGGAGTTGCGTGAAAAAGGTGCCCGCGAGGCGGTGCAGAATTTTATTGATCGGGTCGCCGGATGTCTGGGTATTTCGTTGTTGGGTATTACCCTGTTTGTGGTTTTGGCGGCACCCCTGGTGACGGTGATTTTTGCCAGTGGCTTTTTGTTTGGTGCGGGGGCTGACCCGGAAAAGTTTGCCCTGACAACGGATTTATTGCGCGTTACCTTTCCCTATTTATTGTTGATTTCCCTTACGGGCTTTGCCGGTTCGATTCTCAATTCGTACGACCAGTTTGCTGTACCAGCGATTACCCCGGTTCTGCTGAATGTTTGTTTAATTACCGCTGCGGCTGTGGTTTCTCCCATGATGGATGTGCCGGTTATGGCCTTGGCCTGGGGGGTGATTGCGGCGGGTATTTTGCAGTTGTGTTTCCAGCTGCCCTTTTTGATGCGGTTGGGGTTGTTGCCTCATCCAAAAATCGATTGGGGGGATGAATCGATACGTAAGGTGTTGAAGCTGATGGCTCCCGCCATATTCGGCGTGTCTGTCAGCCAGATTAACCTGACCTTCGACACCATACTGGCTTCGTTTCTACCGTCTGGCAGTGTGTCCTGGCTGTATTATTCCGACCGATTAACGGAGCTGCCTTTGGGGGTATTTGGTATCGCCATTGCCACGGTGATTTTACCGAGCTTGTCGCGTAAGCATGTGTCCGGTTGTGATTCCTATAGCCACACGCTGGATTGGGCGCTGCGTATGATCTTCCTGATTGCGTTGCCCGCGACTCTGGCGTTGTTTGTTCTGGCAGAGCCTATTCTGTATACGCTGTTTCAATATGGCACCACCACCAGTCGGGATGTGTCGATGTCTGCTGCCAGTTTGCAGGCCTACGCGGTGGGGCTCACCGCTTTTATGTTGATCAAAGTGTTGGCGAGTGCTCACTTCTCTCGGCAGGATACGAAAACGCCGGTAAAAATCGGCGTGATCGCCATGATCGCCAATATGGTGTTGAATGTGGTGTTTGTGGTACCGGCGTATTTTGTCTGGTCGATTGGCCATGCGGGTTTGGCCCTGGCAACCTCGGCATCGGCGTTTATTAATGCGGGCTTACTGTTCCTGGCTTTGCGTCGTTCGGGGGCGTATTTACCTGGAAGCGGCTGGGGAATTTTTGCCCTGCGAATGCTTGCTGCCAATATGGTGATGGTGGTGTGCCTGGTGGTTTTACAGGCGCAGGTCAGCCCTTTTATCGACATGGTGTGGCAGTCTCGGGTGCTCTCTGTGGCCATGCTGTGCGGCGGAGGATTTTTGGCGTATGTCGTCACCTTGCTGGTTTCAGGGCTAAGGCCTGGAGATCTTCGTCCAAAAGCAGCTTAA
- the ribF gene encoding bifunctional riboflavin kinase/FAD synthetase gives MNQYQFVHGLSALRPEQINADGQGCVATIGTFDGVHLGHRQLLESVMSKAREYSLPSVVMIFEPQPYEFFARDEAPSRLSRLREKVYELLSLGIDKVVCLKFNEALRSLSAEEYIERVLVKGLAVKHLIIGDDFRFGCDRAGDFNKLKQAGEQYGFSVEDTKTLSDSGERISSTRIRQLLAENRLADAERILGRPYSIFGKVVYGNQLGRQIGFPTANVALGRFRSPVNGVFAVTLETRDGFGAREYQGVANVGMRPSIDGDGRRKKKPILEVHLFGFDGDLYGNYVSVVFQRKIRDEKKFESLEALQKQIAIDTEEAKRFFADNFNDSTLN, from the coding sequence ATGAATCAATACCAATTTGTGCATGGCCTTTCCGCATTGCGACCCGAGCAGATAAATGCCGATGGGCAAGGCTGTGTAGCAACCATTGGGACCTTTGATGGCGTACACCTGGGACATAGGCAATTACTTGAGTCTGTCATGAGCAAGGCGCGTGAGTATTCGCTGCCTTCGGTGGTGATGATTTTTGAGCCCCAGCCCTATGAGTTTTTTGCTCGGGATGAGGCGCCTTCCCGGTTGTCCCGGCTGCGAGAAAAAGTGTACGAGTTGCTTTCTTTGGGCATCGATAAGGTGGTGTGCCTGAAGTTTAACGAGGCCTTGCGGTCTTTATCGGCGGAGGAGTACATCGAGCGGGTATTGGTGAAAGGCCTGGCGGTAAAGCACTTGATTATCGGCGATGATTTTCGTTTTGGTTGTGACCGAGCCGGTGACTTCAATAAGTTAAAGCAGGCTGGTGAGCAGTATGGTTTTTCTGTTGAAGACACCAAAACATTGAGCGACAGCGGGGAGCGTATTAGCAGTACCCGTATCCGGCAGTTATTAGCGGAAAATCGCTTAGCCGATGCCGAGCGTATTTTGGGTCGGCCCTACAGCATTTTTGGCAAAGTGGTGTATGGCAACCAGTTGGGAAGACAAATTGGTTTTCCCACCGCGAATGTGGCACTTGGACGATTCCGCTCACCGGTTAATGGCGTGTTTGCGGTTACACTGGAAACCCGCGATGGTTTTGGTGCGCGTGAATATCAAGGTGTGGCCAATGTCGGTATGCGTCCTTCCATCGACGGTGATGGACGTAGAAAAAAGAAACCGATATTAGAAGTGCACCTCTTTGGTTTTGACGGCGACCTGTACGGAAATTATGTTTCGGTAGTTTTTCAACGAAAAATACGGGACGAGAAAAAATTTGAATCGCTGGAGGCTTTACAAAAGCAAATAGCGATCGATACAGAAGAAGCGAAACGTTTTTTCGCAGATAACTTTAACGATTCAACACTTAACTAA
- the ileS gene encoding isoleucine--tRNA ligase, with the protein MSDYKSTLNLPQTKFAMKANLAQREPQMLKRWQQEKLYESIRQARAGRDKFILHDGPPYANGDIHIGHAVNKVLKDIIIKAKTLSGFDAPYIPGWDCHGLPIEHNVEKKVGKAGEKVDHATFRKKCREYAARQVEGQKKDFIRLGVLGEWDTPYLTMDFKTEADTVRALGKIVQNGHLHKGFKPVYWSVVGRSALAEAEVEYQDKTSFSIDVRFAVAEEEKLATAIPNLKGSGKVSVVIWTTTPWTLPANQAVSVNPEINYVVLQNGSERLLLAEALVESVCQRAGLGELDVVGNCSGSVLEGLQLSHPFYDKCVPVLLGDHVTTDAGTGCVHTAPDHGMEDFVVGKKYDIGTLNYVDEGGTYRDSVEIFAGDHVYKVDEKVIALLEEKGALLHQEKFVHSFPHCWRTKTPLIFRATPQWFISMEKNNLLNDVKASVDGVQWIPDWGEARIRSMLEASPDWCISRQRTWGVPITLFVNKETQELHPDTPRLVEEVAKRIDEKGMDAWFELDAAELLGDEADYYSKVTDTLDVWFDSGVTHYSVMQQRDNLGYPADLYLEGSDQHRGWFQSSLKTAMAINKTAPYKQVLTHGFTVDAEGKKMSKSLGNTVSPQKVVNELGADILRLWVSATDFSGDMSVSDEILKRTADSYRRIRNTARFFLSNLNGFNAAEHMVPFDQMVELDKWAVDRVAQLQEEILQHYDDYNLHLIYQKLHNFCVVDMGGFYLDIIKDRQYTAKTDSVARRSAQTALHYIVHAFVRWIAPIMSFTADEIWQELDGGFAGEKESSVFVAQWLSLPRLDNETFSREFWQKIAKVKVAVNKAIEAKRNAGVVGGSLASEVTLYCSDELKQQLLSLKDELRFVLICSSTQLESFDESKGEATDVQGLRVAVTKAEHEKCERCWHFREDVGSNAEHPSICARCVTNIEGEGEVREFA; encoded by the coding sequence ATGAGCGATTACAAATCGACACTGAACTTGCCTCAAACCAAGTTTGCAATGAAAGCGAACCTCGCACAACGAGAGCCGCAAATGTTAAAACGTTGGCAGCAGGAGAAATTATATGAGTCCATTCGTCAGGCGCGTGCTGGACGGGACAAATTTATTCTGCATGATGGCCCTCCCTATGCGAATGGTGACATTCATATTGGCCATGCCGTTAACAAAGTGTTGAAAGATATTATTATCAAAGCCAAAACTTTAAGTGGTTTTGACGCGCCCTATATTCCCGGTTGGGACTGCCACGGTTTACCGATCGAACACAATGTTGAGAAGAAAGTCGGTAAAGCGGGGGAGAAAGTTGACCATGCGACGTTTCGTAAAAAGTGTCGCGAGTATGCTGCGCGGCAAGTAGAAGGTCAGAAAAAAGATTTTATTCGCCTGGGTGTGTTGGGTGAATGGGATACGCCTTACCTGACAATGGATTTTAAAACCGAAGCCGACACGGTTCGTGCTCTCGGTAAAATCGTCCAAAATGGCCATTTACACAAAGGCTTTAAGCCGGTTTATTGGAGTGTGGTTGGCCGTTCTGCATTGGCGGAAGCAGAAGTGGAGTATCAGGATAAAACCTCATTCTCTATCGATGTTCGTTTTGCCGTAGCGGAAGAAGAAAAACTGGCGACTGCCATTCCAAACCTGAAAGGTTCCGGCAAAGTATCGGTTGTTATCTGGACAACAACGCCCTGGACGCTCCCTGCAAACCAGGCTGTGAGTGTGAACCCCGAAATCAATTACGTTGTGCTGCAAAACGGTAGTGAACGTTTATTGCTGGCCGAAGCCTTGGTGGAATCGGTTTGCCAGCGTGCGGGATTGGGTGAGTTGGACGTCGTGGGTAACTGCTCCGGTTCTGTGCTGGAAGGTTTGCAGTTATCTCATCCTTTCTACGATAAATGTGTTCCGGTTTTATTGGGCGACCATGTGACAACCGATGCAGGTACGGGGTGTGTACACACTGCGCCTGATCACGGTATGGAAGACTTCGTGGTGGGTAAAAAATACGACATCGGCACTCTGAATTATGTGGACGAGGGCGGTACTTATCGCGATAGCGTTGAAATTTTTGCCGGTGACCATGTTTATAAAGTCGATGAGAAAGTCATTGCCTTGTTAGAAGAAAAAGGCGCTTTGTTACATCAGGAAAAATTTGTTCATAGTTTTCCTCACTGTTGGCGAACCAAAACGCCATTAATTTTCCGTGCAACACCACAATGGTTTATCAGCATGGAAAAAAATAACTTATTAAATGATGTAAAAGCCTCAGTGGATGGTGTGCAGTGGATTCCCGATTGGGGTGAAGCACGTATCCGTTCCATGTTAGAGGCAAGCCCGGATTGGTGTATTTCCCGTCAGCGTACTTGGGGTGTGCCAATTACATTGTTTGTGAATAAAGAAACCCAAGAGCTTCACCCGGATACGCCCCGCCTTGTTGAAGAAGTGGCAAAACGTATCGACGAAAAAGGCATGGATGCGTGGTTTGAATTGGACGCTGCTGAGTTGTTGGGCGATGAAGCGGATTATTACAGCAAAGTGACAGACACTCTGGATGTTTGGTTTGATTCCGGTGTTACGCATTACTCCGTTATGCAACAGCGTGACAACTTGGGTTATCCCGCGGATTTATATCTTGAAGGGTCGGATCAACATCGGGGGTGGTTCCAGTCTTCATTAAAAACTGCGATGGCGATTAATAAAACCGCGCCGTATAAACAAGTATTGACCCATGGCTTCACCGTGGATGCGGAAGGCAAAAAAATGTCCAAGTCGTTGGGCAATACCGTATCGCCACAAAAAGTGGTGAACGAGTTGGGTGCAGATATTTTGCGTTTATGGGTTTCGGCTACGGACTTTAGCGGAGACATGAGTGTTTCTGATGAAATTCTTAAGCGTACCGCCGACTCTTACAGACGAATCCGTAATACCGCGCGTTTCTTTTTGTCGAACCTAAACGGTTTTAATGCGGCTGAGCATATGGTGCCATTTGATCAAATGGTAGAACTGGATAAATGGGCCGTTGATCGTGTGGCGCAGTTGCAGGAAGAAATTCTTCAACATTACGACGATTATAATTTGCATCTTATTTATCAGAAGTTACATAACTTCTGTGTGGTGGATATGGGTGGTTTTTATCTCGATATTATTAAAGATCGCCAGTACACAGCTAAAACTGATAGTGTGGCTCGTCGCTCTGCTCAAACTGCGTTGCATTATATTGTGCATGCTTTTGTTCGCTGGATTGCGCCGATCATGTCGTTCACTGCGGATGAAATCTGGCAAGAGCTTGATGGTGGTTTTGCCGGCGAGAAAGAATCCTCCGTTTTTGTTGCGCAATGGTTAAGCTTACCTCGCTTGGATAACGAAACTTTCTCTCGCGAATTCTGGCAGAAAATCGCCAAAGTCAAAGTTGCTGTGAATAAGGCCATCGAAGCAAAACGTAATGCAGGTGTAGTTGGTGGTTCATTGGCTTCCGAAGTGACCTTGTATTGTTCGGATGAACTGAAGCAGCAGTTGCTATCGCTAAAAGATGAACTGCGTTTTGTCTTGATTTGCTCTTCCACTCAATTGGAAAGTTTTGATGAAAGCAAAGGCGAAGCCACTGACGTGCAGGGTTTGCGTGTTGCCGTAACTAAAGCGGAACATGAGAAGTGTGAACGTTGCTGGCACTTCCGCGAAGATGTTGGCAGTAATGCTGAACACCCATCTATCTGTGCCCGTTGTGTAACCAATATTGAAGGCGAAGGGGAAGTGCGTGAATTTGCATAA
- the lspA gene encoding signal peptidase II — MNLHKGLRERWTWICYAIAAVVIVVDQSSKHIVVANFYEGELMEFTSFFAFTLRYNPGAAFSMFADWGGVQQYFLSGLSAVVSLGLIFWIALVDKTRKFEALGLALVLGGAVGNLYDRVMMGEVVDFIIFFHWFPAFNIADSAITVGAALLILDAFFGRHSDAEKAN, encoded by the coding sequence GTGAATTTGCATAAAGGTTTACGTGAGCGCTGGACTTGGATTTGTTACGCAATCGCCGCGGTGGTTATCGTTGTTGATCAAAGTTCAAAGCATATAGTTGTCGCGAATTTTTACGAAGGTGAGCTTATGGAGTTCACCTCATTTTTTGCGTTTACTTTACGCTATAACCCAGGCGCTGCTTTCAGCATGTTTGCGGATTGGGGCGGAGTGCAACAATATTTTTTAAGCGGCTTATCGGCTGTGGTCAGTCTCGGTTTAATTTTCTGGATAGCACTTGTCGATAAAACACGTAAATTTGAAGCGTTAGGCTTGGCCCTGGTGTTAGGCGGTGCTGTTGGTAATTTGTACGACCGCGTCATGATGGGGGAGGTGGTGGATTTCATTATCTTTTTCCACTGGTTCCCGGCGTTTAACATTGCTGACTCCGCGATTACCGTTGGTGCGGCGCTGTTAATATTGGATGCATTTTTTGGTCGTCACAGTGACGCAGAAAAAGCGAATTAG